The genomic region TCTTCACCGCCCGGCCGTTCGACCCCGATAGTCAACTCCAAGACAACCTCAACCGCTGGTACGATGCTTATGTCGGCCGCTGGCTGAGCGACGACCCCATCGCATTCGCGAGCGGCGACGCGAATCTCTACAGGTACTGTTATAACAAATCGTTGACGCGAATCGACCCGAGTGGGCTCTCGAGTGCCACTGCAACCTGCATCAAACTCGTCGACGCCCTCCGCGGCAACAAATGCGCGTCCCTTGAAGCATTTTGCTGTCATATTGCCCGCCATCCTGGTGATTACCATAAGCACTGGTT from Bacillota bacterium harbors:
- a CDS encoding RHS repeat-associated core domain-containing protein; this translates as FTARPFDPDSQLQDNLNRWYDAYVGRWLSDDPIAFASGDANLYRYCYNKSLTRIDPSGLSSATATCIKLVDALRGNKCASLEAFCCHIARHPGDYHKHWLKMCLSLHNAVCLGKGASDRITKAALRAACKSLYD